The genomic region CAACCCGTCCGCCGCCGCCGACCTGACCGACGCGCTGCGCACCACCTACGAGCGCGACCCGCAGCTCTACTACGAGGACGGCTACCAGGAGATGGCCGACCGCGGCCTGCGGATCGACGTGCAGCCGATCGGCGAGGTCTCCTGGGTCGAGGTCGACAACCACGAGGACCTGGCGAAGGCGCGGGAGATCGCGTGCCAGTACTGACGAGGCTGATCCCCTCGCCGGTCTTCGTCGAGATCCGTCCGGGCGCCCTGGACGCGCTGGCCGGCATCCTGGCAGACCAGCGCCTGTCCGCCGCCGGCCGGGTCGCGGTGGCGATCAGCAACGGTTCCGGGGCCCGGCTGCGCGAGCGCCTGGAGCCCCAGCTGCCCAGCGCCGACTGGTTCCAGGTCGGTGACGGGACGCTGGACGGCGCGGTGCGGCTGGCCGAGCAGATGCGCGGCGGGCACTACGACGTCCTGGTCGGTCTCGGGGGCGGTAAGATCATCGACGCCGCCAAGTACGCCGCCGCGCGGGTCGGGCTGCCCGTTGTCGCCGTCGCCACCAACCTGGCGCACGACGGCATCTGCTCTCCCGTCTCGATCCTCGACAACGACGCGGGGCGCGGTTCGTACGGGGTGCCCGGACCGATCGGCATCGTGGTCGACCTGGACGTGATCCAGAAGGCCCCGAGGCGCTTCGTGGCGGCGGGCATCGGCGACGTCATCTCCAACATCTCGGCCTGCGCCGACTGGGAACTCTCCCAGCGCGAGACCGGTGAACCGGTGGACGGCCTCGCCGTCGCGATGGCGCGTTCGGCCGGTGAGAACCTGCTGCGCCACCCGGGAAAGCTGGAGGACACGGACCTCCTTACGGCGCTCTCGGAAGCACTGGTACTGTCCGGCATCGCGATGAACATCACTGGCAGTACCCGGCCTTCCTCCGGTGCCTGCCACGAGATCTCGCATGCCTTGGACGTGCTGTATCCCAAGCGATCCGCCCAGCACGGCGAGCAGGTCGGCCTCGGTGCCGCCTTCGCGAGCCACCTGCGGGGCGAGCGCGAGCTGACCGCGCTGATCGTCGAGCGCCTGCGGACCCACGGGCTGCCGGTGACCGCCGATCAGATCGGTTTCACCGAGGCGGAGTTCACCGAAGCGGTGCACTACGCTCCGAATACCCGGCCGGGCCGCTTCACCATTCTTGAGTACCTCGACCTCTCCCCTTCCGCTATCAGGGACGCGTACGCCGACTATGTCCAAGCCGTCAACAGCTGAGTCCGCCACCTCGGCCCCCGTCCGCACGGTCGACCTCACGGTCCGCCCCTCGATCGAGGAGCTGCGCGCCGTCATCCATCCCGAGGGCATGCTCCAGCGGCGCAGCGCCGAGCACTGGGCGGGCCGGCTGTACATGCGGAAGATCTCGCTGCGGATCACCCGGGTGCTCTCCACCGTCACCGCGATCACGCCCAACGGCCTGACCTACCTGATGATGTGCACGGGCATCCTGGCCGGTGCCGCGCTGGTCATCCCGGGCATCGGCGGCGCGATCGCCGGCGCCCTGCTGATCCAGGTCTACCTGCTGCTGGACTGCGTGGACGGCGAGGTGGCCCGCTGGCGCCGGCAGACCTCGCTGACCGGCGTCTACCTCGACCGGGTCGGCCACTACATGTCCGAGGCCGCGCTGCTCACCGGCCTCGGCCTGCGCGCCGCCGACCTCCTCCACCGCTCCGGCAGCGCCTCGCGCTGGGAGTGGGCCTTCCTCGGCACGCTGGCCGCGCTCGGCGCGATCCTGATCAAGTCGGAGACCGACCTGGTCGACGTGGCCCGGGCCCGCAGCGGCCTGACCGCCGTCGAGGACAGCGCCTCGGTGCCGCGCTCGGCGGGTGTCGCCAAGGCCCGCCGGGCCGCCTCGCTGCTGAAGTTCCACCGCCTGGTCGGCGCCGTGGAGGCCTCGCTCTTCATCCTGGCGGCGGGCATCGCCGACGCGGTGCACGGCGGCCTCTTCTTCACCCGGCTCGCGGTGGTGGTGCTGGCGGCGATCGCCATGCTGCAGACCGTGCTGCACCTGCTGAGCATCGTCCTGTCCAGCAGGCTCCGATGAGCGCGGCCCAGAAGACCGCCGAGGACTTCAAGCTCGGCGCGGTCATCATCACCATGGGCAACCGCCCCGCCGAGCTGAACGCGCTGATCGAGTCGGTGCTGAACCAGGAGGGCCCGGCCGTCGAGCTGGCCGTGGTCGGCAACGGCGCCCCGCTGCCGCCGCTGCCGGCCGGCGTGCGCACCGTCGAGCTGCCGGAGAACCTCGGCATCCCGGGCGGCCGCAACGTGGGCATCGAGCTGTTCGGCCCGAGCGGCCGGGACGTGGACGCGGTCCTGTTCCTGGACGACGACGGCCTGCTGCCGCTGAAGGACTCGGCGAAGCTGCTGCGCGAAGCCTTCACCGCCGATCCGGAGCTCGGCATCGTCAGCTTCCGGATCGCCGACCCGGACACCGGCGTCACCCAGCGCCGGCACGTGCCGCGGCTGCGCGCCAGCGACCCGCTGCACTCCTCGCCGGTCACCACCTTCCTCGGCGGCGCCAGCGCGGTCCGCTCGACCGTCTTCGAGCAGGCCGGGCAGCTGCCCGCGGAGTTCTTCTACGCCCACGAGGAGACCGACCTCGCGTGGCGTGCGCTGGACGCCGGGTGGTCGATCGACTACCGGGCCGACATCGTGCTGCACCACCCCACCACCTCACCGGCCCGGCACGCCACCTATTTCCACAACGTGGCGCGAAACCGGGTCTGGTTGGCCCGACGGAACCTTCCGGCCCTGTTGGTGCCTCTCTATCTCTGCACCTGGATTCTGCTCACCCTGGCTCGCCGTCCCTCGGGGGAGGCTTGGCAGGCGTGGCGGGCCGGGTTCCGGGAGGGCTGGCGCACGCCCTGTGGTGCGCGACGGCCCATGCGGTGGCGTACTGTATGGCGATTGACCAGGTTGGGCAGACCGCCGGTCATCTGATCACTCCGCTCGGGGGACCACCACACCCCCGACGGACTTCCCCCGTGATCCGTTTGGATCTCCCCGTCGAGAACCCGGCGACTGCCCCCCGGCCAGCAGCCGGACTTCCGATCCGTGAAGGACGAATGTGTCGACAGTGAGTGAACCGATCAACCTCTCCCTCCCCGGGGGTGTTGATACCGGGCTGACCCAGAAGCAGCTCGCCGAGAAGTACGGCCTGACGGTCAGTGGGCGGCGGCCCGGACTGGTCGCGTACACGAAGCAGCTGTGGGGGCGTCGGCATTTCATCGTGGCCTTCGCCACGGCCCGGTTGGTGGCGCAGTACACCACGGCGAAGATGGGCCAGGTCTGGCAGGTCGTCACCCCGCTGCTGAACTGCGCGGTCTTCTACCTGGTGTTCGGCCTCATCCTGAAGAACCGGGATGACATGCCGTACTACATCCCCTGGATGTGTATCGGCGTCTTCATCTTCCAGTTCACCCAGAGCGCCATCCAGGCCGGAACCCGGGCCATCTCCGACAACCTCGGTCTGATCCGTGCGCTGCACTTCCCGCGCGCCTGCATGCCGATCGCCTTCACGGTGATCCAGCTCCAGCAGCTGCTGATCTCGATGGTGGTCCTGGTCGGCATCGTGCTCGGCTTCGGCTTCCCCCTCACCACGACCTGGACGCTGCTCGTCCCGGCGCTGATCCTGCAGTCGATGTTCAACACCGGCCTCGCCCTGGTGATGGCCCGGGTCGGCTCCAAGACCAGTGACATCTCCCAGCTGATGCCGTTCCTGCTGCGGACCTGGATGTACACCTCGGGCGTGATGTACAGCATCGCCAACCACATCGACAATTGGCCCAAGTGGTGCCAGATCCTCATGCAGATCAACCCGGCGTCGGTCTTCATGGAGCTGGTGCGGCACGCGATGATGCCGTCGATCTACAGCCCGCACAAGTACCCCGGGCACCACGAGACCCTCCCGCCGCACATCTGGGCGGTGGCCACCGGCTGGGCAGTGGCGCTGTTCGTTCTCGGGTACGTGTTCTTCTGGAAGGCCGAAGAGGAGTATGGACGTGGCTGACACCACCACCATCACCGACCGTGACGAGCGCGACGCCAAGGCGGTCGCGGCTGCCAAGGAGACCCGGGTCCCCACCGTCATCGTCGACGACGTGCACATCGTCTACAAGGTGCACGGCGCCTCCGCCGGCAAGGGCAGCGCCACCTCCGCCCTGTCCCGCCTGATCTCCCGCAAGCGCTCGCCCGCGATCACCGAGGTGCACGCCGTCCGCGGCGTCAGCTTCACCGCGTACAAGGGTGAGGCGATCGGCCTGATCGGCTCCAACGGCTCCGGAAAGTCGACCATGCTGTCGGCGATCGCCGGTCTGCTCCCGACCGAGCGCGGTGCGATCTACACCAACGGCCAGCCGTCGCTGCTCGGTGTGAACGCCGCGCTGATGGACGACCTGACCGGCGAGCGCAACGTGGTGCTCGGCTGCCTGGCGATGGGCATGAGCCCGGCCCAGGTGAAGGCCCGCTACCAGGACATCGTGGACTTCTCGGGGATCAACGAGAAGGGGCAGTTCATCAACCTGCCCATGCGCACGTACTCCTCCGGCATGGCGGCCCGGCTGCGCTTCTCGATCGCGGCGGCCAAGACCCACGACGTGCTGCTGATCGACGAGGCGCTGTCCACCGGTGACCAGGCCTTCCAGCGCCGCAGCGAGGACCGGATCCGCGAGCTGCGCAAGGAGGCCGGTACGGTCTTCCTGGTCAGCCACAACAACAACGCGATCCGCGACACCTGCGAGCGCACCGTCTGGATCGAGACCGGCCAGCTGATCATGGACGGTCCGACCGACGAGGTGGTCGGCATGTACGAACGCGGCGAGCGCCCGTAGACGCGACAAGCCACTCAAGAGCCGGTGCCCCCCAGCGGGCACCGGCTCTTCCGCGTGCGGAGCAGGGCCGCCGGCCGTGCGCTCCGGCGTGTGCGCCGCGTGGGTGAGATGGGACCGGCGCGCCGGGGGGTGGTCTTTTCGGCGGGTGTCCGGAAGTGAAAGGGTGGGGGCCCGAGAACGGGCCCGCCTGCCCTGGGGGGAGTGTTCGAGTCGATTCCATGGTCAACACCGGTGTAGAACGGGGGAGTGACGGCAGTGACGACTTCGGCTCAGTCCTCGGCACGCTCGGGGAGCGGTGACGACACGGGGGCAGCGACCCTCGACAAGGCGGCGCGGGAGAACTTCCCGGTCGCGCCCGGGTTCCTGCCCGCGGCCTGGCGCGACGACCTGATGGCGGTCTACGGCTTCGCCCGGCTGGTGGACGACGCGGGCGACGGGGACCTGGAGGATCCGGCCGGGACGGCCAGGATCCTGGGCGTCCCCACTCCTTCGGAGCAGTCCGACGAGACGACTTTCAGACTGGGTCTGCTGGACGGTCTGGAGCGCGATCTGGACCGCGCCTTCGAGGCGGCCCTGAAGCCGGGCAGCCCGACCGCCGAGGCGCC from Kitasatospora azatica KCTC 9699 harbors:
- a CDS encoding iron-containing alcohol dehydrogenase family protein: MPVLTRLIPSPVFVEIRPGALDALAGILADQRLSAAGRVAVAISNGSGARLRERLEPQLPSADWFQVGDGTLDGAVRLAEQMRGGHYDVLVGLGGGKIIDAAKYAAARVGLPVVAVATNLAHDGICSPVSILDNDAGRGSYGVPGPIGIVVDLDVIQKAPRRFVAAGIGDVISNISACADWELSQRETGEPVDGLAVAMARSAGENLLRHPGKLEDTDLLTALSEALVLSGIAMNITGSTRPSSGACHEISHALDVLYPKRSAQHGEQVGLGAAFASHLRGERELTALIVERLRTHGLPVTADQIGFTEAEFTEAVHYAPNTRPGRFTILEYLDLSPSAIRDAYADYVQAVNS
- a CDS encoding glycosyltransferase family 2 protein codes for the protein MSAAQKTAEDFKLGAVIITMGNRPAELNALIESVLNQEGPAVELAVVGNGAPLPPLPAGVRTVELPENLGIPGGRNVGIELFGPSGRDVDAVLFLDDDGLLPLKDSAKLLREAFTADPELGIVSFRIADPDTGVTQRRHVPRLRASDPLHSSPVTTFLGGASAVRSTVFEQAGQLPAEFFYAHEETDLAWRALDAGWSIDYRADIVLHHPTTSPARHATYFHNVARNRVWLARRNLPALLVPLYLCTWILLTLARRPSGEAWQAWRAGFREGWRTPCGARRPMRWRTVWRLTRLGRPPVI
- a CDS encoding CDP-alcohol phosphatidyltransferase family protein → MLQRRSAEHWAGRLYMRKISLRITRVLSTVTAITPNGLTYLMMCTGILAGAALVIPGIGGAIAGALLIQVYLLLDCVDGEVARWRRQTSLTGVYLDRVGHYMSEAALLTGLGLRAADLLHRSGSASRWEWAFLGTLAALGAILIKSETDLVDVARARSGLTAVEDSASVPRSAGVAKARRAASLLKFHRLVGAVEASLFILAAGIADAVHGGLFFTRLAVVVLAAIAMLQTVLHLLSIVLSSRLR
- a CDS encoding ABC transporter permease gives rise to the protein MSTVSEPINLSLPGGVDTGLTQKQLAEKYGLTVSGRRPGLVAYTKQLWGRRHFIVAFATARLVAQYTTAKMGQVWQVVTPLLNCAVFYLVFGLILKNRDDMPYYIPWMCIGVFIFQFTQSAIQAGTRAISDNLGLIRALHFPRACMPIAFTVIQLQQLLISMVVLVGIVLGFGFPLTTTWTLLVPALILQSMFNTGLALVMARVGSKTSDISQLMPFLLRTWMYTSGVMYSIANHIDNWPKWCQILMQINPASVFMELVRHAMMPSIYSPHKYPGHHETLPPHIWAVATGWAVALFVLGYVFFWKAEEEYGRG
- a CDS encoding ABC transporter ATP-binding protein, encoding MDVADTTTITDRDERDAKAVAAAKETRVPTVIVDDVHIVYKVHGASAGKGSATSALSRLISRKRSPAITEVHAVRGVSFTAYKGEAIGLIGSNGSGKSTMLSAIAGLLPTERGAIYTNGQPSLLGVNAALMDDLTGERNVVLGCLAMGMSPAQVKARYQDIVDFSGINEKGQFINLPMRTYSSGMAARLRFSIAAAKTHDVLLIDEALSTGDQAFQRRSEDRIRELRKEAGTVFLVSHNNNAIRDTCERTVWIETGQLIMDGPTDEVVGMYERGERP